The Dermacentor albipictus isolate Rhodes 1998 colony chromosome 2, USDA_Dalb.pri_finalv2, whole genome shotgun sequence genome has a segment encoding these proteins:
- the LOC139055324 gene encoding protein unc-13 homolog C-like isoform X1, with amino-acid sequence MLIPILFVQIAWWAHFAVGSRDPAVEIASSDEHAPADRIIAASSSNLQDPTPYVHQACHLINSVTSSDTGEFKYKYRSLLEDSFSGLGDTANRRMLIPILFVQVGDKYLISSIRDDSVTLTVLPSPQCLLCLLFDCVHVIRLLLVTSGDIELNPGPSDSESETHLNSELLKKILKEQTKTNKTLVALTTNLKQVESTVEGIQAKITTIEQELCRIEKSEQRLEKCDEACRNTTKLVLELTAKVEDLENRSRRNILVYGVKEKEGEDSKELERKVNEEIFKNVLGVEINSIERIHRIGAKNAQRPRPIILRFYNHIDKTKVLSSCFKLKGTEIAISEDFSKKIRDIRAKLWRSAAEAKDSGSKVSLIFDKLKVDGKLYVWDTLRNCRVELSQSTASAKSQPLPSQSTHATTRQSAKK; translated from the coding sequence ATGCTTATCCCAATTCTTTTTGTCCAGATTGCTTGGTGGGCGCATTTCGCCGTAGGATCGAGGGACCCTGCCGTGGAAATTGCTTCCTCTGACGAGCATGCGCCAGCTGACAGGATCATCGCGGCATCGTCAAGCAACCTTCAAGATCCGACGCCCTATGTGCACCAGGCGTGTCATCTTATCAACTCGGTGACATCATCGGATACCGGCGAATTCAAGTATAAATACCGGAGCCTGTTGGAAGAttctttcagtgggcttggtgacACCGCTAACAGACGGATGCTTATCCCAATTCTTTTTGTCCAGGTTGGTGACAAATATTTAATTTCTTCTATCAGAGACGATTCAGTCACATTGACGGTGTTGCCAAGCCCCCAGTGTTTGCTCTGTTTATTATTTGATTGCGTGCATGTGATCAGATTGTTGCTAGTAACCTCCGGCGATATAGAACTAAACCCTGGTCCTTCTGATTCTGAGTCCGAGACGCACTTAAACAGTGAATTActcaaaaaaattttgaaagagcAAACCAAGACAAATAAGACTCTAGTCGCACTGACTACAAACTTGAAACAGGTTGAATCAACGGTCGAAGGTATTCAAGCAAAGATTACAACTATTGAGCAAGAACTTTGCCGAATCGAGAAAAGCGAGCAAAGGTTGGAGAAGTGCgatgaagcttgcagaaacaCTACCAAACTAGTTCTTGAGTTAACTGCAAAGGTCGAAGACCTCGAAAATAGAAGTCGGCGTAACATCTTGGTTTATGgcgtaaaagaaaaagagggagaaGACTCAAAAGAACTGGAACGGAAAGTAAACGAAGAAATTTTCAAGAACGTCCTTGGTGTTGAAATCAATTCCATAGAGCGCATCCACAGAATTGGCGCCAAAAACGCACAGCGCCCGCGTCCTATCATTTTGAGGTTTTATAACCACATCGACAAAACTAAGGTTCTGTCTTCCTGCTTCAAATTGAAAGGTACGGAAATAGCCATTTCGGAGGACTTTTCTAAAAAGATTCGCGATATACGTGCGAAATTATGGCGGTCTGCCGCTGAAGCAAAGgacagtggttctaaagtttcCCTCATTTTTGATAAGCTGAAAGTCGATGGCAAGCTGTATGTATGGGACACACTTAGAAATTGCAGAGTAGAGTTATCCCAATCCACTGCGTCTGCGAAATCCCAGCCGTTGCCTTCTCAGTCCACTCATGCGACCACCCGTCAGAGCGCTAAGAAATGA
- the LOC139055324 gene encoding protein unc-13 homolog C-like isoform X2 produces MLIPILFVQVGDKYLISSIRDDSVTLTVLPSPQCLLCLLFDCVHVIRLLLVTSGDIELNPGPSDSESETHLNSELLKKILKEQTKTNKTLVALTTNLKQVESTVEGIQAKITTIEQELCRIEKSEQRLEKCDEACRNTTKLVLELTAKVEDLENRSRRNILVYGVKEKEGEDSKELERKVNEEIFKNVLGVEINSIERIHRIGAKNAQRPRPIILRFYNHIDKTKVLSSCFKLKGTEIAISEDFSKKIRDIRAKLWRSAAEAKDSGSKVSLIFDKLKVDGKLYVWDTLRNCRVELSQSTASAKSQPLPSQSTHATTRQSAKK; encoded by the coding sequence ATGCTTATCCCAATTCTTTTTGTCCAGGTTGGTGACAAATATTTAATTTCTTCTATCAGAGACGATTCAGTCACATTGACGGTGTTGCCAAGCCCCCAGTGTTTGCTCTGTTTATTATTTGATTGCGTGCATGTGATCAGATTGTTGCTAGTAACCTCCGGCGATATAGAACTAAACCCTGGTCCTTCTGATTCTGAGTCCGAGACGCACTTAAACAGTGAATTActcaaaaaaattttgaaagagcAAACCAAGACAAATAAGACTCTAGTCGCACTGACTACAAACTTGAAACAGGTTGAATCAACGGTCGAAGGTATTCAAGCAAAGATTACAACTATTGAGCAAGAACTTTGCCGAATCGAGAAAAGCGAGCAAAGGTTGGAGAAGTGCgatgaagcttgcagaaacaCTACCAAACTAGTTCTTGAGTTAACTGCAAAGGTCGAAGACCTCGAAAATAGAAGTCGGCGTAACATCTTGGTTTATGgcgtaaaagaaaaagagggagaaGACTCAAAAGAACTGGAACGGAAAGTAAACGAAGAAATTTTCAAGAACGTCCTTGGTGTTGAAATCAATTCCATAGAGCGCATCCACAGAATTGGCGCCAAAAACGCACAGCGCCCGCGTCCTATCATTTTGAGGTTTTATAACCACATCGACAAAACTAAGGTTCTGTCTTCCTGCTTCAAATTGAAAGGTACGGAAATAGCCATTTCGGAGGACTTTTCTAAAAAGATTCGCGATATACGTGCGAAATTATGGCGGTCTGCCGCTGAAGCAAAGgacagtggttctaaagtttcCCTCATTTTTGATAAGCTGAAAGTCGATGGCAAGCTGTATGTATGGGACACACTTAGAAATTGCAGAGTAGAGTTATCCCAATCCACTGCGTCTGCGAAATCCCAGCCGTTGCCTTCTCAGTCCACTCATGCGACCACCCGTCAGAGCGCTAAGAAATGA